A single region of the Ictalurus punctatus breed USDA103 chromosome 17, Coco_2.0, whole genome shotgun sequence genome encodes:
- the LOC100379177 gene encoding olfactory receptor 1M1: protein MLNVYAYFCFTSLCLLFQAGKDVNKIYIFIMSALNSSLLQNVSFVRPEYFFISGFSGIPFSQYYFVFLIFIYIISLCGNSIVLFMILVDRTLHIPKYMGIFNLALSDIGETNALIPSLVKTLFFDSQYISYDACLTNMFFTFFFSGGQALTLVALAYDRFIAICLPLRYHAIVNNSFMFATLTAIWVFNLVIFGTTVVFITRLSFCKTNEIKSFFCDHGPVYTIACNDNSINSFMAKLCTAVYLYAPLTAIVLSYIGILLALTKITTWESRLKALKTCISHLLVVGVFFLPIVGTYLAALTFSLHPNARIINTSLSRTIPPMLNPIIYVLNTKDFRVFIVKMLKKKTTKISQVHALAK, encoded by the coding sequence ATGCTGAATGTGTATGCTTATTTCTGTTTTACTTCATTATGTCTGTTGTTTCAGGCTGGAAAGGACGTGAACAAAATCTACATCTTCATCATGAGTGCCTTGAACTCCAGTTTATTACAAAATGTATCATTTGTGCGTCCAGAGTACTTTTTCATCAGTGGATTTTCTGGAATTCCTTTCAGCCAAtactattttgtttttttaatttttatctaTATTATCTCACTGTGTGGTAACTCAATAGTCCTTTTCATGATATTAGTTGACCGAACTCTGCATATTCCAAAATACATGGGGATTTTTAATTTAGCACTGTCCGACATTGGTGAAACAAATGCATTGATTCCTAGCCTTGTGAagactttgttttttgattcaCAGTACATATCCTACGATGCTTGTTTGACTAAcatgttttttacttttttcttttctggtgGACAGGCATTAACTCTTGTTGCCCTGGCATATGATCGTTTTATTGCCATTTGTTTACCTCTGAGATACCATGCTATTGTAAATAACTCCTTCATGTTTGCAACTTTAACAGCAATATGGGTATTTAATCTTGTTATATTTGGCACAACTGTAGTTTTTATTACACGACTTTCATTCTGTAAAACCAATGAGATAAAGAGCTTTTTTTGTGACCATGGGCCAGTTTATACAATTGCTTGTAATGACAACAGCATAAATTCCTTCATGGCTAAGCTGTGTACTGCAGTATACCTCTATGCACCATTGACTGCTATAGTCTTATCATACATAGGCATTCTGCTGGCCTTAACTAAGATTACAACATGGGAGAGTCGTCTTAAAGCACTCAAAACTTGCATCTCTCACCTGTTGGTAGTAGGAGTGTTTTTCCTACCTATAGTGGGTACGTACCTTGCTGCATtaactttctctctccatcctaaTGCTAGGATAATTAATACTTCATTATCAAGAACTATTCCACCCATGTTAAATCCCATTATTTATGTCTTGAACACAAAGGATTTCAGAGTCTTTATAGTGAAAATGCTTAAAAAGAAAACCACCAAAATTTCCCAAGTGCATGCTTTAGCAAAGTGA